A genomic window from Hyla sarda isolate aHylSar1 chromosome 8, aHylSar1.hap1, whole genome shotgun sequence includes:
- the DNASE1 gene encoding deoxyribonuclease-1: protein MLQLGIAVLLSACAVSAIKIGAFNIQSFGDSKMNNPEVSTVIMKILQRYDLILIQEVRDTDLSAVETMMTELNSQWSEPIYSYVVSDLLGRDSYKERYLFVYRNDKVNVQDSYHYHDHNMYTGEDTFSREPFVVMFNAPGTVIQDFVLVPLHSAPKDAVREIDALYDVYLDVFEKFQSDNIIFLGDFNADCSYVTASEWDSIRLYNTEDFTWLITHDVDTTVGKTNCAYDRIVISGADLHNAIVPDSAKVFNFHKKYKLTSEQALAVSDHYPVEIELMSA, encoded by the exons ATGCTGCAGTTGGGAATCGCCGTCTTGCTCTCTGCCTGCGCCGTGTCAGCAATAAAAATTGGAGCATTTAACATTCAGTCATTCGGAGACTCTAAGATGAATAATCCTGAAGTGTCCACAGTGATAATGAAG ATATTGCAGCGGTATGATTTAATTCTAATTCAGGAAGTCCGGGACACGGACCTAAGTGCCGTTGAAACAATGATGACAGAACTAAACAG CCAATGGTCAGAACCTATCTACTCCTATGTGGTCAGCGACCTTCTCGGAAGAGACAGCTACAAAGAGCGTTACCTGTTTGTTTATAG GAATGACAAAGTGAATGTGCAGGACAGCTACCATTACCATGATCACAACATGTacactggagaagacaccttcagcAGGGAACCATTTGTGGTCATGTTCAATGCTCCCGGGACAG TCATTCAGGACTTTGTGTTGGTCCCATTGCACTCTGCACCAAAAGATGCAGTTCGGGAAATAGATGCCTTATATGATGTCTACCTGGATGTTTTTGAGAAGTTCCAAAGTGAT aatattATCTTTTTGGGGGATTTCAATGCTGACTGCAGCTACGTCACTGCATCTGAGTGGGACAGTATCCGTCTGTATAACACTGAGGATTTCACTTGGCTTATTACGCACGATGTCGACACCACCGTGGGAAAAACAAACTGTGCATACGACAG AATTGTCATCAGCGGTGCAGACCTGCATAACGCCATAGTGCCCGACTCTGCCAAAGTTTTCAACTTCCACAAAAAATACAAACTGACTTCAGAGCAG GCTTTAGCAGTGAGTGACCACTATCCCGTGGAGATTGAACTGATGTCGGCTTAA